In Stomatohabitans albus, one genomic interval encodes:
- the atpB gene encoding F0F1 ATP synthase subunit A: MNALFASGPFGGPFEIPQVGHLFNLPGPEFLGSPFTRVYLLVALSVVITIGFFWMAFGNAKIVPSKMQALGELVVDFVDREIAMNVIGPKGKPYVPLLTAMFVFILVNNWFKITPFVNFAPTGRIAYPLGLAMVTYVLFIVVAIRHQGMAYFKDIAFPEGVPWPVYFLLTPIELISTFILRPVTLTVRLFANMVGGHLLLAITFIATWSFLRIPGLAPADANYWFLPIGIITFLFGPVVVAFEMFIGFLQAYIFAILTAVYLQGAIEPAH; encoded by the coding sequence GTGAACGCCCTTTTTGCATCCGGTCCATTTGGTGGCCCGTTCGAAATCCCCCAGGTCGGGCACCTCTTTAATTTGCCGGGGCCAGAGTTTCTAGGCTCCCCGTTCACGCGGGTGTACCTCTTAGTCGCCCTCAGTGTGGTTATCACCATTGGTTTCTTTTGGATGGCCTTCGGCAATGCCAAGATTGTGCCCTCCAAGATGCAAGCCTTAGGTGAATTGGTTGTTGACTTTGTCGACCGTGAAATCGCCATGAATGTCATTGGGCCAAAAGGTAAGCCGTACGTTCCACTATTAACCGCGATGTTTGTATTCATCCTGGTCAATAACTGGTTTAAAATTACGCCCTTTGTGAACTTTGCTCCAACTGGCCGTATTGCCTATCCACTTGGCTTGGCGATGGTTACGTATGTCCTATTCATTGTGGTTGCAATTCGTCATCAAGGGATGGCCTATTTCAAGGACATTGCTTTCCCAGAAGGTGTGCCATGGCCGGTGTATTTCTTATTAACCCCAATCGAACTGATTAGTACGTTTATTCTGCGCCCCGTCACGTTAACGGTCCGGTTATTTGCCAATATGGTCGGCGGTCACCTCTTGTTGGCGATCACCTTTATTGCTACCTGGTCATTCTTGCGTATCCCAGGGCTGGCACCTGCTGACGCAAACTATTGGTTCTTACCTATCGGGATCATCACTTTCCTGTTTGGGCCAGTTGTTGTTGCGTTCGAAATGTTTATTGGGTTTTTACAGGCCTATATTTTTGCAATCTTGACTGCCGTTTATCTCCAAGGCGCAATTGAGCCCGCCCACTAG
- the atpE gene encoding ATP synthase F0 subunit C translates to MTGNIGSIAAALAFGLACIGPGIGLGLLFKGAIESMARQPEASGTIRTNLFIGIAIIEALALLGLVLAFVVMGGGV, encoded by the coding sequence ATGACAGGAAATATCGGTTCAATCGCTGCCGCTTTGGCCTTCGGTTTGGCCTGTATCGGTCCAGGAATCGGGCTCGGTCTGCTCTTTAAGGGTGCGATCGAATCCATGGCTCGTCAACCTGAGGCTTCTGGCACGATCCGTACGAATCTGTTCATTGGTATCGCCATTATCGAAGCGTTAGCGTTGCTGGGGCTTGTGTTGGCCTTCGTCGTAATGGGTGGCGGTGTCTAA
- the atpF gene encoding F0F1 ATP synthase subunit B: MVVFAEGDPNALQLLPEVPELVFGLISFAIVLFFLSKFAFPTLNKVLEERRQAIQGQLEEADKAVAEAKKSQDEYAALLKEAHLEANQLIEKTRQDADVQRESIVRKAKQEAEKIRDDAHTAAVAEHQRILREARDEIGDLAMVLASRIVRREIDVERHSDLVDEFINELASK; encoded by the coding sequence ATGGTTGTATTTGCCGAGGGTGATCCCAATGCCCTCCAACTATTACCAGAGGTACCAGAGCTTGTATTCGGGCTAATTTCCTTTGCCATTGTCCTGTTCTTCTTGTCTAAGTTCGCATTTCCTACATTGAACAAAGTGCTTGAGGAACGTCGTCAGGCTATCCAGGGACAGCTTGAAGAGGCTGATAAAGCGGTCGCTGAGGCTAAAAAGTCTCAAGATGAATACGCCGCATTATTAAAAGAAGCCCATTTAGAGGCCAATCAATTAATTGAGAAGACGCGGCAAGATGCTGACGTGCAGCGTGAGTCGATCGTGCGTAAAGCGAAGCAAGAAGCCGAGAAGATTCGTGATGATGCGCACACCGCTGCCGTAGCCGAGCATCAGCGTATCCTGCGTGAAGCTCGTGATGAAATTGGTGACCTCGCCATGGTATTGGCCAGCCGTATCGTTCGTCGAGAAATTGATGTCGAGCGTCACTCTGACCTCGTCGATGAATTTATCAACGAATTAGCCAGCAAGTAA
- the atpA gene encoding F0F1 ATP synthase subunit alpha, protein MSDFNAKAIAESLRERLSEWTPKETTEQVGHVLESSDGIIHLSGLNDAMANELLELGTDHQGRTLYALAMNLDEGSIGAVVLGPSDGVEEGQIVRRTGEVLSVPVGDAYLGRVVDALGRPIDGKGPLDEDKLDGRRGLEVQAASVVERQPVHEPLMTGIRSIDAMTPIGRGQRQLIIGDRGTGKSAVCIDTIINQRENWLSGDPKKAVKCVYVAIGQKGSTVAEIVSRLEAHGAMEYTTVVVAAASDPAPFQYLAPYTGAAIGNYWMYNGQHALAVYDDLSKQADAYRQISLLLRRPPGREAYPGDVFYLHSRLLERAAKLSEELGGGSMTALPIIETKGGDVSAFIPTNVISITDGQIYLETDLFNQGVRPAVNVGISVSRVGGSAQTKAMKKVAGTMRVSLAQYRELESFAQFGSELDPISQRQVDRGQRTIEILKQPQYEPMSNGEQIIGIWAAGNGYLDAYPVADARRYDRELREFFASRYPDTLHKLDSGMFSDDLVDAMKAGIDDFNDGFAAQAAVSAAGA, encoded by the coding sequence ATGAGTGATTTCAATGCTAAAGCCATTGCCGAGTCCCTGCGTGAGCGGTTAAGTGAGTGGACTCCGAAAGAAACGACTGAGCAAGTCGGCCACGTCCTCGAAAGCTCTGACGGCATTATCCACCTTTCCGGGTTGAACGATGCCATGGCGAATGAGCTGTTAGAACTCGGTACTGACCACCAAGGCCGCACCTTATACGCCCTTGCGATGAATCTTGATGAGGGCTCTATTGGCGCGGTGGTCTTGGGGCCGAGTGATGGTGTGGAGGAAGGACAAATCGTTCGCCGGACGGGTGAGGTCCTGAGCGTGCCAGTGGGTGATGCTTACCTCGGGCGTGTGGTGGATGCCTTAGGTCGCCCGATTGATGGGAAGGGCCCTTTGGACGAAGACAAGCTTGACGGGCGTCGTGGTCTTGAAGTACAGGCCGCCTCAGTCGTTGAGCGTCAACCAGTCCATGAACCGTTGATGACGGGTATTCGCTCGATTGATGCGATGACACCTATCGGTCGTGGTCAGCGTCAGTTGATCATCGGTGACCGCGGGACCGGTAAAAGTGCGGTGTGTATTGACACCATTATCAATCAGCGTGAAAACTGGCTGAGTGGTGACCCCAAGAAAGCAGTGAAGTGTGTCTATGTCGCTATCGGGCAAAAAGGTTCAACGGTTGCTGAAATTGTTAGCCGTCTTGAAGCACACGGGGCGATGGAGTATACGACGGTAGTGGTTGCGGCAGCGTCGGACCCGGCGCCATTCCAGTATCTTGCACCGTACACCGGTGCGGCGATTGGTAACTACTGGATGTACAACGGCCAACATGCATTAGCTGTCTATGACGACTTGTCCAAACAGGCTGACGCTTACCGCCAGATTTCCTTGTTGCTGCGCCGTCCGCCAGGGCGTGAAGCCTATCCCGGTGATGTGTTCTATCTGCATAGCCGCTTATTGGAGCGTGCAGCTAAGCTCAGTGAAGAACTTGGCGGGGGTTCGATGACGGCGTTGCCCATCATCGAAACGAAGGGTGGCGATGTTTCAGCATTCATTCCCACCAATGTGATTTCCATTACTGATGGACAGATTTACCTTGAAACTGACCTCTTTAACCAGGGCGTCCGTCCTGCGGTGAATGTGGGTATCAGTGTGAGCCGCGTGGGCGGTTCTGCCCAAACCAAGGCGATGAAGAAGGTGGCAGGCACAATGCGTGTGAGTTTGGCGCAGTATCGTGAGCTTGAATCCTTTGCCCAGTTTGGCAGTGAGTTGGACCCCATTTCTCAGCGCCAAGTGGACCGTGGCCAGCGCACCATCGAAATCTTGAAACAGCCCCAGTATGAGCCGATGAGCAATGGTGAACAGATTATTGGTATTTGGGCTGCGGGGAACGGCTATCTTGACGCTTACCCGGTCGCTGATGCTCGGCGCTATGACCGAGAACTTCGTGAGTTCTTCGCGTCACGCTATCCCGATACGTTGCACAAGCTTGATAGCGGGATGTTCAGTGATGATCTCGTTGATGCGATGAAAGCTGGTATCGACGACTTTAATGACGGATTTGCGGCGCAGGCGGCTGTCTCCGCCGCTGGAGCATAA
- a CDS encoding AtpZ/AtpI family protein, translating into MVASLSQDESYTYTADLLSGPVFFGAIGYALDRWVFHTGPRLVIVGLFVGLLVGMYAIYIRYRRAITALEHPTQSSGATATDTSVDSAAPGIRELGTRAP; encoded by the coding sequence ATGGTTGCTTCGCTAAGCCAGGACGAAAGCTATACCTACACTGCGGATTTACTCTCCGGTCCAGTGTTTTTTGGGGCTATTGGCTATGCCCTTGACCGTTGGGTCTTTCATACCGGCCCTCGGTTGGTCATTGTTGGTTTATTTGTCGGGTTGCTTGTCGGTATGTATGCCATCTATATCCGATACCGGAGAGCAATCACGGCGTTAGAACACCCCACGCAATCATCCGGTGCGACAGCTACCGATACGTCCGTCGACTCAGCCGCACCCGGTATTCGGGAACTAGGCACTCGCGCGCCCTGA
- the rpiB gene encoding ribose 5-phosphate isomerase B, whose protein sequence is MRIAIGADHAGYELKQHLIAMLTDDGHDVIDCGTHSTESVDYPPIMFDVGRKVVQGNADRGIVIGGSGQGEQIAANKIKGVRAALCNDEWTARLSRQHNDANVMAIGGRIVGLGLAQDITRLWLATPFEGGRHQRRIDLINDLERQYP, encoded by the coding sequence ATGCGCATTGCTATTGGGGCGGATCACGCCGGATACGAATTAAAACAACATCTCATCGCCATGCTTACTGATGATGGACACGATGTCATTGATTGCGGTACCCATTCCACGGAGTCTGTCGATTATCCCCCCATTATGTTTGATGTGGGACGCAAGGTAGTCCAGGGCAATGCTGACCGCGGTATTGTCATTGGAGGTAGCGGGCAAGGCGAACAAATTGCGGCCAATAAAATCAAGGGAGTCCGAGCCGCCCTTTGTAACGATGAGTGGACCGCCCGCCTCAGCCGGCAACATAACGATGCCAATGTCATGGCCATTGGTGGCCGGATTGTTGGACTCGGCCTTGCCCAGGACATCACACGGTTATGGTTAGCTACCCCATTCGAGGGCGGTCGCCATCAACGGCGTATCGATTTGATCAACGACCTCGAACGCCAATACCCCTGA
- the atpH gene encoding ATP synthase F1 subunit delta, protein MDSHSPTAWANAFVNMVSAINHDERSFLALRHLADAIDANTELRDKLNDPSIPVADRVSAVADVVNESSRPVAALIAALIVAENVRLLRRIADESWRRSVEAQGVQVARVRVAHRLTVSQEDALIAKLTQVAGRPVMLDVTVDPDLIGGITVDLNGELRDASIARRLEDLHHAIAEAH, encoded by the coding sequence ATGGATTCACATTCCCCAACCGCTTGGGCTAATGCGTTTGTCAATATGGTGTCCGCCATCAATCATGATGAACGATCGTTCTTGGCCTTGCGGCATCTCGCTGATGCGATTGACGCGAATACCGAATTACGTGACAAGCTTAATGACCCATCCATTCCAGTAGCTGACCGTGTGAGTGCGGTGGCTGACGTTGTGAATGAAAGTAGCCGCCCAGTTGCCGCATTAATTGCCGCACTCATTGTGGCTGAGAATGTTCGTCTCCTCCGTCGAATCGCGGATGAATCTTGGCGCCGATCGGTGGAAGCTCAGGGTGTACAGGTTGCCCGGGTGCGTGTTGCACACCGTCTCACCGTCAGCCAGGAAGATGCGCTCATTGCCAAACTTACCCAAGTTGCAGGTCGCCCCGTGATGTTGGATGTGACCGTAGATCCAGACCTGATAGGCGGTATCACCGTCGATTTGAACGGCGAATTGCGGGACGCCTCCATTGCCCGTCGTCTTGAAGACCTACACCACGCTATTGCGGAAGCGCATTAG